One genomic region from Anopheles bellator chromosome 2, idAnoBellAS_SP24_06.2, whole genome shotgun sequence encodes:
- the LOC131209931 gene encoding transcriptional protein SWT1-like, producing MDSKNKSAAEIREKQTPPRPASDTRKKSHGVSSKFLTAREGHQHAQHASSKNDPLRVLSQKSKGSTKGADRFKRQGAQDRLNKLRDQLQQELIERNHSRASIDAITKPKTTVIDHAIATESSSLPESSAAPCMEDIDMVDIDALLTPNPLPAAPLPMECDTLTDPAPAEACSPKRNPDKQDQESHTQKSTKVATNYLENAASFENHMFLVLDSCVYMNEIVSIMDIFRNEVPINKPQPILVVPYKVLQELELVKAKKHDLSPTITKVTKFLHSMLKVRDKRIKGQRPIDTHLELFEMSSPDDSILNCALQVKQVVGNKVVLVSEDRNLLTKALVADVKAYSWKEFCDRYDFDT from the exons ATGGattcgaaaaacaaatcggCCGCAGAAATACGAGAAAAACAGACACCaccacggccggccagcgatACACGAAAAAAATCACATGGCGTAAGCTCTAAATTTCTTACTGCCCGAGAGGGCCACCAGCACGCTCAACACGCTTCATCGAAGAACGATCCATTGAGGGTACTGAGTCAAAAAAGCAAAGGCTCAACAAAAGGCGCTGATCGTTTCAAGCGACAGGGCGCACAAGACCGTTTAAACAAGCTGCGCGACCAACTGCAGCAGGAACTGATAGAACGAAACCATTCGCGCGCCAGTATTGATGCCATTACTAAACCAAAAACAACTGTGATCGATCACGCCATAGCTACGGAATCTAGTTCACTACCAGAATCATCAGCTGCGCCGTGTATGGAAGATATTGACATGGTCGATATCGACGCATTGTTAACACCGAATCCACTACCTGCTGCACCATTGCCCATGGAGTGCGATACCTTAACGGATCCTGCTCCGGCAGAAGCTTGTAGCCCAAAGCGGAATCCGGACAAACAGGACCAGGAATCGCATACACAGAAAAGTACAAAGGTGGCTACAAATTACCTGGAGAACGCAGCGTCGTTTGAAAACCACATGTTCCTCGTCCTCGACAGTTGCGTGTACATGAACGAGATTGTTTCCATCATGGACATTTTCAGAAATGAAGTGCCAA TTAACAAACCGCAACCCATTCTGGTCGTGCCGTACAAGGTGCTGCAGGAGTTGGAACTGGTGAAGGCGAAAAAACATGATCTGTCACCGACAATCACCAAGGTGACGAAGTTCCTACATTCGATGCTTAAGGTGCGGGACAAGCGCATCAAGGGGCAACGCCCTATTGACACCCACCTGGAACTGTTCGAGATGTCCTCGCCGGACGATTCGATTCTCAATTGCGCCCTACAGGTGAAGCAGGTCGTGGGGAACAAAGTAGTGCTCGTCTCCGAAGATCGCAACTTGCTAACAAAGGCCCTCGTTGCCGATGTGAAGGCTTACAGTTGGAAGGAATTCTGTGATCGCTACGACTTTGACACCTAG